In Zingiber officinale cultivar Zhangliang chromosome 1A, Zo_v1.1, whole genome shotgun sequence, the DNA window ttactgacaactcatttaattaatatcttagtccaagagtagtaccactcaactttatcatcatgtcggactaggtccacctgcagggtttaacataacaatccttatgagctcctcttgaggacattatcaacctagtatctctaggacacagtttccttctataatcaacaacacacactataagtgatgtcatttcccaacttatcgggcttattgattcatcgaactaaatctcacccattgataaattaaagaaataaatatcaaatatatgtgcttgttattatattaggattaagagcacacacttccataataaccgagatctttgtttctttataaagtcagtataaaagaaacaacatcaaatggtcctactcaatacactctaagtgtactagtgtaattatacagtcaagataaactgatacctaattacactacgaccttctaatggtttgttcctttccattttggtcgtgagctactgtttataatttataaggtactgataacatcatcttctgcatgtgacaccacatactatgttatctatagtataaattaattgaacaactacatttatcacaaatgtagacatttgaccaatgtgattcttgtttctggataaatgttttataccaaaagctagacttttagtatacattctaacaaatgCTCTATCATGGATGGTCCTATGAGCAGACATGATGCATAAGTGGTCATTGCCTATGGGAGAACATTCTACCACGGATGATCCCGTGGGCAGATAGGGTATATACAAATACTAAGTCATAATGACAAATAAGCAGTAACAATTCATCTGAGGATAATGCTCTTCAAGCTATCCTACGGTCCAAAATCAACAACAAATAGACATGAGCCTAAATAATAACCAAGGGTCTAataggatactcgatatcctacatTATGGTATAATCTTATCAATGTGTAGGCTTGAGCCTACATAACAAGTAAAGGGTCTAGTAGGATATTTAGCTATTCGCTACAGTTTACATGCGATAGCTCAAGATCACTATCTAATCTAATGGGTAGTTCAAATGCATAGTAATTCATTAAATAACAAGTCTAATAACATGTATTGTTCCACAATAGCAAGTACAATAGTAACAATCTCAATCCAAGGAGATTCAAGCTATCTAGTCATAATATTACCTTGGACTCCATGGTATCATcgtatatataataaataacagGATCAAGATCAAGTAGTCCTAGATGGTGATCCGAAGAGAACAACCTATTGGGATATACTATCCCTAGGAAGTGATTTCTATCAAGTACAGGTAAGTATGATCTTACTAACATATATGCCCTTATACAAACATACAGCTATACTACATATAATATCAATAACCTGTAGGCAAGAGCCTACATATATAaccatattataatataaatcCATAAATAAAAGCCTATAATTAGACTATAGTCTGGTAAtgtcatgcatatatatatatatatatatatataaccaattCAATCATGAATGACAAACGAGACAAACTAAGTAGATATCCAATAGATCAAAATATAAGGGCAAGCAATAAAGTATCAAACTCAAGAACCAATCTAGAGTAGAATCTAGGTAAGTAAATCAGTACTGctaaatttataaaatagattCCAAAGAAACAAGTCTAGAAATACCCACCTTTAATATAGATCATCCCGAACCATCTCCATGTCGGGGCATGCCTCTAATCAGTATCCCAAAATAGTGTACTCCATTGTTGGCTCATAGCTGGAGAAGGTTGTTGCCAAAAATGGTGGTCGGAACTAGGTGGAGTTGTTGCCCAATAGATCAAACACTACAAAATCAGCGAAACGCAAACCGCTAATACGTtcgtttacatggttcggagataacttgctcctactccacagttgtccgtaaggtggatgatccctcaatccgtcggtggattagtccccggaaactccggctagcacaatcctccttgtcggtggagaaatctcgccacaactcgatcaagaacacttggattgctagagcactagatgactactaattagactttaaccaagtctaatttcgtcatcttggccgaccatcccaagctccttcttatagagtttggaagaaatcagcaagctgatttgtccgttaccagtcgactggtccttgcaccagtcgactggtgtcagcttGCACCAGTcgaacggctctctcaacggctctttaccagtcgactgctgcaGTGCCCGTTGACTGCTACAATACCCATCGAGATTTtttcccgagtacaatctctcatgcactcgtaccctcacgacttacttgactcttctttgcagccttgacctcttgccttcaagcctacttcctttgaccctcatccctcggatgcatccaagtccGCGGCTCGTCCCTtgatgccatccttcgcgtatgcctcgaagtcgcttccctcggcccttgtccttgctaccttgtctacggtccctcggatgctccatccttcaccggacctgaagccatcaagctgagccATATGTGTattctgcaaacctgcacactcacatacacatatcaaataacaagggtaaacctaacttaaaccctttgcccaaataccaaaatacatggtcacacggaccattgggattgctccaacaaaaactgtgaggaagagtcaagtgagtcgtgagggtccgagtgccagagaaatgtactcaggaagtgaaaccctaggtttaatagGGTTTTACTAGTCCACTGGTGTttagaccagtcgactggggcagggCACAGGATATTTTTGTGCTTGATGGTtgaaaggatcagtcgactgatgatgacactagtcgactggtaaagagtcGTTGAAGTACCATTGGCCAACACCAGTATACTGATAATGATAAAATCAGTTTGCTGATtttcccaagctctatataatagagCTTAGGGTGACTGACCTTGGTTGACGAAACAGGAGTGGAAAACCCCTGCTAGTAGTCTATCTTGAACTATGATCGGAGTGTAGTGTATTAATCAAGGTTGCGTGAGATTTATTCTACCGAGAAGGAGTTTGTACTAGTCGGAGGTTGTCGGGGCTTGATCCACCGAATGATCAAAAGGATCGTACACCTTACGGACAATCATGAAGTAAGAGTCCTAATCTTCGAACCATGTAAACAAACATGTTAGCAATTTACTTATTCTTTCTTTCTTATGGTACAATAGTAAAGTTGCTCAGTTATCTCCCGTATATTAGCGATTCAATTTTCAACTACGGATTTTCGTAAGATTTGACTGATCACCTCAAGCTACCCACCGGGAATGtcttgtatattttttattatacctTATTTAGTTAATTCAtagttatatattttatatattatcaaatataattGTATATTTGGtcaattaataatttagttaatttgacTTCATGTTTTTACCCTTTCTACCTTTCGAGTTCATTTTCCGTTTTCACCATTCCGTACTTACACGAGATTGATTAGTTCATCTTTGTGACCCGTCCTTATTTCTAGGGGAGTAAATAAGTCAAGTCCTCCACAAGCGGTTCAATTAAATTTTGACTCGAGCTTATAATTGATTGAGTATGAACCGGCTCATTTAATATGCGAATTTGAGCTGACCTTAAGCCTATTTTATATTAGTTCGGCTCGTCAAATCTTATTAAGCTTAGCTAATTTAatagtttaatattttaaataattattactttaaaaataatgaTAAATTGAGAAGGTGTTTATAACTAGAAGATTTTATTGGATTTACTAATGGTCCAAGATTCAAACCGGCCTATACAATCGAGCTCCAGCTGACCCAAACGGACCCAAATTCAAGCTGGGCTCGGCTGCACCACTagttgctattttttttttcccttaacTTTATTGTCCTTTCTCCTTTTATGGTCCTTTCTCCTTTTATGCGGACAGTTAAATGTTTTATATGTACTTCATTTTACACCTCAccattttattagaattctttTATAGTTAAATGTTCCTCTTTTTTAAATGTTTTATatgtatttcaaatttattttctttgttaGTGTTCATTGATAAATTATCTGACAtcgaatataaatataatattggATTACTTTTAATAGACCAtctgttaaaattatttaaagttaagtaacactgtaattttaatttaatgggattttttaaaaataaataaataattttaatatttaaaatatgtaaagatctttttaaatatttttaaataggtaaaaacctttttaaaaaggtaaatataatattatttttaaagggAAAAAAATCTGATATTTATTGGGAGAAAAAAAACACGGATCACCGATCTACAAGAAAATAAAACCCCTTTTGCGGTTTCAGACGCTCCAGTCTCGGAGGAGAAAGAAAGGGGAAGAGTCAGAAGCCGATAAGGATTCAAGAAGTGCAGGATGTCATCCTCGAAGAAGGGCAAAGCGCCGAAGAGGAGCGAATCGAACCCTAACCTTAACTCCGCCAGAGCCGAGGAGACGGTGGCGGGCCCGTCGGTGTTTACCATCGACGGGGCCGAGGAGGATGAAGCCCTTCGCTTCTCGCGATCTCTCACCCGGGAGGAGGTGCTTCGCCGTCGCTCACGACGGTTGAAGCAACTGGCCTTATGTTATAGACGCCAATATTGGGCCCTGATGGAGGAGGTCCGGGTAAAGCACCGGGATTACTATTGGGAGTACGGGGTTAGCCCCTATGAGGGCGGGGataaggaggaggagggggacgAGATGGAGCAGGATAAGGGAGATGAGGATGGCCGGAAGAGGGGACGGGCTGCGGAGGAGAATAGCGAGGAGATGGAGACCATGAGGTCGGGGTTTCGGGTTCAATTAGGGCTTGACGAAGGGGAGGGTGGCGCGGGGAACATAGGCCACAGGAAGCGATGCGCATTTCCCGGATGCAAGACAAAGGCGATGGCCTTGACGAATTATTGCCATCCGCATATTTTGTCGGAAAAGAGGCAGACGCTTTACAAGCCTTGCACTTATGTAACAAAGAGGTATGGACTCTAAATTTTTCTCTTGTTTGGCAAATTAATGGGGTGTTCTTATTGCTTGGCATCCGTGGTAGTTGATTTTCTTGTTTTGGTGGATAATATGAATTTCCTAAGAAAAACAAGTTCCGAAGATGGTTTGCATTTAAGTGCTTGGTTAAGTTTTAACTGCACGGTTTGTTTCTTTTGACAAGTTACTTC includes these proteins:
- the LOC122022476 gene encoding INO80 complex subunit D-like, producing the protein MSSSKKGKAPKRSESNPNLNSARAEETVAGPSVFTIDGAEEDEALRFSRSLTREEVLRRRSRRLKQLALCYRRQYWALMEEVRVKHRDYYWEYGVSPYEGGDKEEEGDEMEQDKGDEDGRKRGRAAEENSEEMETMRSGFRVQLGLDEGEGGAGNIGHRKRCAFPGCKTKAMALTNYCHPHILSEKRQTLYKPCTYVTKRYENGEPIICAKPILVAAVPSLCHIHLQKYHRAISQAFRKTGINMPPGRLVPKISVIVAVSVSHIQAKRREELKNSSKDTMDQKDEEIQKGHI